A genome region from Oryzias melastigma strain HK-1 linkage group LG12, ASM292280v2, whole genome shotgun sequence includes the following:
- the ggt5b gene encoding glutathione hydrolase 5 proenzyme, translating into MAKCKPWQKCCCIFLVLICAAALVCLCIATIVGAGCSGGFKHAAVAADSQRCSDIGKEMLLLGGSAVDGAIAALLCTSVVNPQSMGIGGGSILSIRSKTGNVTVYNFRETVPKSFKSDLLSDCPKEKKLTTGSQWIGVPGELRGYEAVHKKYGKLPWAKLFEPTIKLAREGIPMPPFLSSLLNHPFVKAHVENSPLCEVLCNKNKVVLGKGEILKFPKLAETMETIAQRGAEAFYNGSIGQDLILDIKNAGGTLSMEDLRSFKVQEQEAWTVRLGDIQMHVPPPPSGGPLLAFILKIMKDYFLTSNTSDPNGKIQMYHHYIEAVKFANGQKKIIRDPNFNDQKRAKHLIDPSFINRIRKMISPNYTHENTYYNNVEPAPDNFGTTHVSVLDQNGLAVSATSTINHLFGGAVYSPRTGIILNNELADFCNRVTTLQAGERPPSSMAPTILESKSGRVFVIGGSGGSMITSAMALSIINHLWLGMSLQDAIAAPIVFVDSENTVNFEKGFEKDVTDGLRAFGHKVGDWPLFFNVVNAVEKESGCISAVSDRRKLGKSAGY; encoded by the exons ATGGCAAAGTGTAAGCCATGGCAGAAGTGCTGCTGCATTTTCCTCGTCCTGATCTGCGCTGCTGCTCTAGTTTGTCTGTGCATCGCCACAATTGTAGGTGCTGGATGCAGCGGCGGCTTCAAGCACGCGGCGGTGGCTGCAGACTCCCAGCGTTGTTCCGACATTGGCAA GGAAATGCTTCTGCTGGGCGGCTCAGCAGTAGATGGCGCCATTGCAGCTCTCCTGTGCACCTCTGTGGTCAATCCTCAGAGCATGGGGATTGGAGGTGGCTCCATATTATCCATCAGAAGCAAAACAG GGAACGTGACTGTCTATAACTTCCGTGAGACTGTCCCCAAGTCCTTCAAGAGCGATTTGTTAAGTGATTGTCCCAAAGAGAAGAAACTCACCACAG GCAGCCAGTGGATCGGTGTTCCTGGAGAGCTGCGGGGCTACGAGGCTGTTCATAAGAAGTACGGGAAGCTGCCTTGGGCCAAGCTTTTTGAGCCGACCATCAAACTGGCCAGGGAGGGCATCCCCATGCCGCCATTTCTGTCAAGCCTGCTGAACCACCCTTTCGTGAAAGCGCATGTGGAGAATTCACCTTTGTG TGAAGTTCTCTGCAACAAGAACAAAGTCGTTTTGGGCAAAGGGGAAATCCTCAAGTTTCCTAAACTGGCAGAAACTATGGAAACCATCGCTCAGCGAGGGGCTGAAGCGTTCTATAACGGCAGCATAGGACAAGACTTAATCCTGGACATCAAAAACGCAG GTGGGACGCTGTCAATGGAGGATCTGAGGTCCTTCAAAGTGCAGGAACAAGAGGCATGGACGGTTCGTCTGGGAGATATTCAGATGCACGTTCCCCCTCCTCCTTCAGGAGGGCCTCTGCTTGCCTTCATCCTCAAGATCATGAAAG ATTACTTCCTGACTTCAAACACCTCAGACCCTAACGGGAAGATTCAGATGTATCATCATTACATCGAGGCAGTTAAATTTGCTAACGGACAAAAAAAGATCATTCGTGATCCTAACTTCAATGACCAAAAg CGTGCAAAGCACCTGATTGATCCGTCCTTCATCAATCgcatcagaaaaatgatttcTCCAAACTACACACATGAAAACACGTACTACAACAACGTGGAGCCCGCCCCTGACAACTTTGGGACGACACACGTGTCTGTCCTGGATCAAAATGGACTTGCCGTCTCTGCCACGAGCACCATAAACCATCT ATTTGGAGGAGCCGTTTACTCTCCACGAACAGGAATCATCTTGAACAACGAGCTTGCTGACTTTTGCAACAGGGTGACGACGTTGCAAGCAG GTGAACGGCCTCCATCTTCTATGGCTCCAACAATACTAGAGTCTAAGTCTGGAAGGGTTTTTGTGATTGGTGGATCAGGAGGAAGCATGATTACATCAGCAATGGCCTTG tCCATAATAAATCATTTGTGGTTGGGGATGAGTTTACAAGATGCCATCGCTGCACCTATTGTCTTTGTCGATTCAGAAAACACAGTGAACTTcgaaaaaggttttgaaaag GATGTCACAGATGGCCTCAGAGCTTTCGGACACAAAGTGGGGGACTGGCCATTGTTTTTCAATGTGGTCAACGCTGTGGAAAAGGAGAGCGGCTGCATCAGCGCGGTGTCAGACAGACGGAAGTTGGGGAAATCCGCTGGATACTGA